One genomic window of Gavia stellata isolate bGavSte3 chromosome 7, bGavSte3.hap2, whole genome shotgun sequence includes the following:
- the NPC2 gene encoding NPC intracellular cholesterol transporter 2: MVPSPLALLLALGAAATALGEPLRFVDCGSKDGSIQEVNVSPCPTQPCQLHKGTSYSINVTFASKIESQGSKARVYGEMLHVDIPFPIPEPDGCKSGIQCPIQKGHSYSYLNKLPVKSEYPSIKLIVKWELVDDQDQMLFCWKIPVQITS; encoded by the exons ATGGTGCCGTCTCCGCTCGCCCTGCTCCTGGCGCTGggcgccgccgccaccgccctGGGCGAGCCCCTCCGCTTCGTCGACTGTG GTTCCAAAGACGGCAGCATCCAGGAGGTGAACGTGAGCCCCTGCCCCacgcagccctgccagctccacAAGGGGACATCCTACAGCATCAACGTCACCTTCGCCAGCA AGATCGAGAGTCAGGGCAGCAAAGCGAGGGTGTACGGCGAGATGCTGCACGTGGACATACCCTTTCCCATTCCTGAGCCTGATGGATGCAAGTCCGGGATCCAGTGCCCCATTCAGAAGGGCCATTCCTACAGCTACCTGAATAAACTCCCTGTGAAGAGCGAGTACCCCAGT atTAAACTGATTGTGAAGTGGGAGCTGGTGGATGACCAGGACCAGATGTTGTTCTGCTGGAAAATACCAGTTCAGATCACGAGCTGA